Proteins found in one Anopheles aquasalis chromosome 3, idAnoAquaMG_Q_19, whole genome shotgun sequence genomic segment:
- the LOC126576721 gene encoding histidine-rich glycoprotein-like, with protein MSSLSSARCSVTVVVVALCLISLAFGAPSASSPVHRSSDEATASSYFYFSRSPGHSIQLGSLPLDGHSVPHLLTESARFYPVVKSVEYELDSGEEEGDEKANEDDEDDEEEDQHHGQAYRVVEHGPEETEESKGSAYGEEHHQKKGEKGVKGYDSKHKLEKGSKGSYGKEDHEHQYGHEGDRKHSHHDEGSHYHDHHAAAKRTKGGKHHEKKHHKKGSKTTGYHNVYHKDEYKKEHIFYDTADHQGQFRKYGSAHQHHADEAGKKASGGHEDRAHQDSSYKKEGSKHQGKYDEHHADHKHHHGQNEYEKVGSAYGQKHGHQGAGERGYKIIHQ; from the coding sequence ATGTCGTCGCTATCTAGTGCGCGCTGTTCGgtgacagtggtggtggtggcgttgtgtTTGATTTCTTTGGCGTTCGGTGCACCTTCTGCGTCGTCGCCAGTGCACCGGTCTAGCGATGAGGCGACCGCATCGAGTTACTTCTACTTTAGTCGTTCGCCGGGCCATTCCATTCAGCTGGGCTCGTTGCCGTTGGATGGACACAGCGTTCCCCATCTGTTGACTGAAAGTGCACGGTTCTATCCGGTGGTGAAGAGCGTGGAGTACGAGCTGGACAGTGGTGAAGAAGAGGGGGATGAGAAGGCgaatgaggatgatgaggacgatgaggaagaggatcaGCATCACGGGCAGGCGTACAGAGTGGTGGAGCATGGACCAGAAGAGACAGAAGAGTCCAAAGGTTCTGCTTACGGTGAGGAACATCACCAGAAGAAGGGCGAAAAGGGAGTGAAGGGATACGATTCGAAGCACAAGCTCGAGAAGGGCAGCAAGGGTAGCTACGGTAAGGAGGATCATGAGCATCAGTACGGCCACGAAGGGGATCGGAAACATTCGCACCACGACGAAGGCTCGCACTACCACGATCACCATGCGGCAGCCAAACGGACCAAGGGTGGAAAGCATCACGAGAAGAAGCACCACAAGAAGGGCTCGAAGACGACGGGTTACCACAATGTGTACCACAAGGATGAGTACAAGAAGGAGCACATCTTCTACGATACGGCTGACCATCAGGGACAGTTCCGGAAGTACGGATCGgcccatcagcatcacgcGGACGAAGCAGGAAAGAAGGCAAGCGGTGGCCATGAGGATCGTGCACATCAGGACAGTAGCTACAAGAAGGAGGGCAGCAAGCATCAGGGCAAGTACGATGAGCATCATGCGGACCACAAGCATCACCACGGACAGAATGAGTACGAGAAGGTCGGTTCGGCGTACGGTCAGAAGCATGGCCACCAGGGTGCCGGTGAGCGTGGTTACAAAATCATTCACCAGTAA